From Vibrio aerogenes, a single genomic window includes:
- a CDS encoding YbaN family protein: MKHWFLTAAGFLSLGLGVLGIFLPLLPTTPFVLLASACFMRSSPRFHRWLLNHAVFGPVIKNWQTRRAISPEVRRRGSFLMVITFTFSIWMAPSTILKIILFLFFIIALTIFRRLPVFDPVAHREENH, translated from the coding sequence ATGAAGCATTGGTTTCTGACTGCGGCTGGTTTTTTATCGCTGGGTCTGGGCGTTTTAGGTATTTTTCTGCCGTTACTTCCGACAACGCCATTTGTCTTGTTAGCCAGCGCCTGTTTTATGCGCAGCAGTCCGCGTTTTCACCGCTGGCTGCTGAACCATGCGGTATTTGGCCCTGTGATTAAAAACTGGCAGACCCGGCGGGCGATCTCTCCGGAAGTTCGTCGGCGCGGCTCATTTCTGATGGTGATCACATTCACATTTTCGATTTGGATGGCACCATCCACGATATTAAAAATCATTTTATTTTTGTTTTTTATCATTGCACTGACTATTTTTCGTCGTCTTCCTGTCTTCGACCCGGTTGCGCATCGTGAAGAAAATCACTAG
- a CDS encoding response regulator, with amino-acid sequence MLKTDQSSKRPSAAQPTLDGKLILVVDDDPVFRRLTGGYLISQGCTVCEAGNGVEGLQALKAEAPDLVICDINMPVLNGLEFVEEVCQAYPSLPMIVISATEDISDVAKVLKYGIKDFLPKPIENYAFLGEALVNTLNDSSNYIADQRDFASQWFRVDGGGEMPEEEELHWHLEYLQKNPGAARDLLLALMPDNDSSQGIWRCSYRLLQSADALPLVFDYIWSMNGQYAFYIVDSNSQTCCDGIATSLLVRALFHDYLRNQKCLSADLKDLADILEKGISCTRTASPISAILGIVNVVDGTLSVLPAGMDCHWSNGHCSQHIAGGVELGNNCRKNFITQDLPLGDLTQLSASSIGISSFSLNISRRIRPDI; translated from the coding sequence ATGCTTAAAACCGACCAATCCAGTAAGAGGCCGTCTGCTGCGCAACCAACGTTGGACGGGAAGCTGATTCTTGTTGTGGATGACGATCCTGTTTTTCGGCGGTTAACTGGCGGATATCTGATTTCTCAGGGATGTACGGTTTGCGAAGCCGGTAATGGCGTTGAAGGATTACAGGCACTGAAAGCCGAAGCACCGGATCTGGTGATTTGTGATATTAATATGCCGGTTTTAAACGGACTGGAGTTTGTCGAAGAAGTCTGTCAGGCTTATCCATCGCTGCCGATGATCGTGATTTCAGCAACAGAAGATATTTCTGATGTCGCAAAAGTTTTAAAGTACGGTATTAAAGATTTTTTGCCTAAGCCCATCGAAAATTATGCCTTTCTGGGAGAAGCACTGGTCAACACTCTGAATGACTCATCCAACTATATTGCCGACCAGCGTGATTTTGCCAGTCAGTGGTTCCGGGTTGATGGCGGTGGAGAAATGCCCGAAGAAGAGGAGCTTCACTGGCATCTGGAATATTTACAGAAAAACCCCGGCGCTGCGAGAGATCTGCTGCTGGCATTGATGCCGGACAACGATTCATCCCAGGGGATTTGGCGCTGTAGCTACCGCTTGCTTCAGTCCGCCGACGCATTGCCGCTGGTTTTTGACTATATCTGGTCAATGAATGGCCAGTATGCGTTTTATATTGTTGATTCGAATTCTCAAACCTGTTGCGACGGAATTGCCACAAGCCTGCTGGTACGTGCGTTATTCCATGATTATCTGCGTAACCAGAAGTGTTTAAGCGCGGACCTGAAAGATCTGGCGGACATTCTGGAGAAAGGGATCAGTTGTACCCGGACGGCATCTCCGATTTCTGCCATTCTCGGGATTGTCAATGTTGTTGACGGGACGTTGTCTGTCTTGCCGGCGGGTATGGATTGTCACTGGAGCAATGGTCACTGTTCCCAGCATATTGCCGGTGGTGTTGAGCTTGGAAACAACTGCCGCAAAAACTTTATCACACAGGATTTACCTCTGGGAGATTTGACCCAGCTTTCTGCCAGCAGTATTGGAATCAGCTCATTTTCTCTGAATATTTCGCGGCGTATCCGGCCGGATATATAG
- a CDS encoding LysR family transcriptional regulator, which produces MKLDDLNLFRLVVENGSYTATSRKTMIPVATITRRIQALEDALNLRLLNRHARKLSLTEAGERFFKECSPLLQRLSVTAEEISDECRGASGRIRISAPSNLTKRMIMPMFTTFMRHYPDINIELTTSNLADQLDPTEWDVIFRVGPQRDSSLIARKISEVKDILVASPEYLAKNPAPVHAEDLAHHSLLKGYPLIKWQLTHTDGETIVNNDKGRFQANALDVVRMACSEGLGITLMPDVMLKEHLTNKTLIRVLDDWSANSRDIYMLYNHKDHLPEKVRLFIDFVMGYQPE; this is translated from the coding sequence ATGAAGCTAGATGATCTAAATCTCTTCCGCTTAGTTGTTGAGAATGGCAGTTACACTGCCACATCAAGAAAAACCATGATCCCCGTCGCCACGATTACCCGGCGAATTCAGGCACTTGAGGACGCCCTCAATCTGCGACTTCTTAACCGTCACGCACGCAAACTCTCTTTGACTGAAGCAGGCGAGCGCTTTTTTAAAGAATGCTCACCACTGCTGCAACGTTTATCTGTCACCGCTGAGGAAATCAGTGATGAATGCCGGGGCGCTTCCGGCCGGATCCGGATCTCTGCACCATCGAATCTGACCAAACGTATGATCATGCCAATGTTCACCACATTCATGCGCCACTATCCGGATATCAATATTGAACTGACCACAAGCAATCTGGCTGATCAGCTTGACCCAACCGAATGGGACGTCATCTTCCGGGTCGGCCCGCAACGTGACTCTTCACTTATCGCCCGTAAAATCAGCGAGGTCAAAGATATTCTGGTAGCCAGCCCCGAATATCTGGCGAAAAATCCAGCCCCTGTCCATGCAGAAGATCTCGCTCATCATTCCCTGCTGAAAGGTTATCCGCTGATCAAATGGCAACTGACTCACACCGATGGTGAAACCATAGTCAACAATGATAAAGGACGCTTTCAGGCCAATGCACTGGATGTTGTCCGCATGGCCTGTTCAGAAGGACTGGGAATCACGCTGATGCCGGATGTGATGTTAAAAGAACATCTGACAAATAAAACGCTGATCCGCGTTCTCGATGACTGGAGTGCTAACTCCCGCGACATCTACATGCTGTATAATCACAAAGACCATTTACCGGAAAAAGTACGGCTCTTTATCGACTTTGTCATGGGTTACCAACCAGAATAA
- a CDS encoding NAD(P)H nitroreductase has translation MDALDLLLNRRSVAKLEAPAPEGKVLENIIQAGLRAPDHGGLTPWRFVIAQGEGLRTLSDILLKAVVAENSDEATRDKVKHAPFRAPMVITVIAKVTPHEKVPAFEQHLSAGCAVQAMQMAAVAQGFQGIWRSGKWMFHPQVRQAFDVHGDDEIVGFLYLGTQITEPMKAPRRELSQFVEYL, from the coding sequence ATGGATGCTTTAGATTTATTGTTAAATCGTCGTTCTGTCGCAAAACTTGAGGCCCCGGCACCAGAAGGAAAAGTGCTGGAAAATATTATTCAGGCTGGATTAAGAGCGCCGGACCATGGCGGACTGACGCCATGGCGGTTTGTGATTGCACAGGGTGAGGGGCTCAGGACATTATCTGATATTTTACTCAAGGCTGTTGTCGCGGAAAACAGTGATGAAGCCACGCGTGATAAAGTGAAACATGCACCGTTTCGGGCGCCGATGGTCATTACTGTGATTGCGAAGGTCACCCCGCATGAGAAAGTACCTGCGTTTGAGCAGCATTTATCCGCAGGATGTGCTGTGCAGGCGATGCAAATGGCTGCTGTAGCTCAGGGATTTCAGGGCATCTGGCGTTCAGGGAAGTGGATGTTTCATCCGCAGGTTCGTCAGGCCTTTGATGTCCACGGTGACGATGAAATTGTCGGATTCCTTTATCTGGGAACCCAGATTACAGAACCGATGAAAGCACCCCGGCGGGAACTTTCTCAGTTTGTCGAATATTTATAG
- the fadJ gene encoding fatty acid oxidation complex subunit alpha FadJ → MNKPSGMLKGGFELTYDEDIAWLAIDVPGESVNILKSSFIEALSAVFEKLRVNPPASGLVIYSKKPDNFIAGADIAMFDQFESPQDARQLVQKGQDIFNQLAELPFPVIAAIHGACLGGGLELALACDLRVCSDDPKTCLGLPELQLGILPGLGGTQRLPRLIGLIPALDMMLTGKKIRPQKASKLRLVDACVHQDGLLEIARKMVRVHQAFAFRKKSLVQQLSEFRLVRHLIIRQARAKAQKKARHHYPAVDAVLDVIQRGLDEGTEAGLLHEAQWFGQLVFSPQSCALRSVFFSTSRLKRELEPEKIPSGNLRVAILGGGLMGAGIGCVTVDKARQQLRVKDISHQGVLHAFRYIDRVLRKKQRRKVMSQAERRATMARLSGGIDFSGFAQADIVIEAVFEDLALKQEMVQQTDAHTNPSTVFATNTSSLPIHQIAQVAEHPEQVIGLHYFSPVEKMPLVEIIPHASTSEETIARVVSLAYAQGKTPIVVKDSAGFYVNRILARYINGALQCLAEGEPVEVIDQALVAFGFPVGPMTLLDEVGFDVAMKISPVLVKELGERFNSPDFLNRLTGAQRKGKKSGQGFYRYTRRGKQPDPTIYPLLNIGLSTARMTQDEIVMRCLLPMLSEAVQCLDQQVIHCPGDGDIGAIFGIGFPPFLGGPFRYIDDQGAAKIAAQMAQLSVEDLHHTSLRLKAMAESGQRFDD, encoded by the coding sequence ATGAATAAGCCTTCCGGTATGCTGAAAGGCGGCTTTGAGCTGACCTATGATGAGGATATTGCATGGCTGGCAATTGATGTTCCCGGAGAGTCGGTCAACATATTGAAATCTTCATTTATTGAAGCGCTCAGCGCTGTATTTGAAAAGCTCAGAGTGAATCCACCAGCGAGCGGGTTGGTGATCTACTCAAAAAAACCGGATAATTTCATCGCCGGTGCTGATATCGCGATGTTTGACCAGTTTGAATCGCCCCAGGATGCCCGGCAACTGGTGCAAAAAGGTCAGGATATCTTTAATCAGCTGGCAGAACTGCCATTTCCGGTGATTGCAGCCATTCATGGCGCTTGTCTTGGTGGCGGGCTTGAGCTGGCGCTGGCCTGTGATTTACGTGTCTGCTCTGATGACCCGAAAACCTGTCTCGGACTCCCTGAGCTGCAACTGGGTATTCTGCCCGGACTGGGAGGGACGCAGCGGCTGCCGCGGTTGATTGGTCTGATTCCTGCGTTGGATATGATGCTTACCGGCAAAAAAATCCGGCCGCAGAAAGCATCAAAACTGCGTTTAGTGGATGCTTGTGTTCATCAGGATGGTTTGCTTGAGATTGCCCGTAAAATGGTTCGGGTTCATCAGGCATTTGCTTTCCGGAAAAAGTCACTGGTACAGCAATTGTCTGAATTCAGACTGGTGCGCCATTTGATTATCCGTCAGGCCCGTGCAAAGGCACAGAAAAAGGCCCGGCATCATTATCCTGCGGTCGATGCTGTGCTGGATGTGATCCAGCGGGGACTGGATGAAGGCACCGAAGCCGGGTTGCTTCACGAAGCGCAGTGGTTCGGGCAATTGGTTTTTTCGCCGCAGTCCTGTGCTTTACGGTCGGTTTTTTTCAGTACTTCGCGGCTGAAGCGTGAACTGGAACCGGAAAAAATTCCCTCCGGCAACCTTCGGGTGGCCATTCTTGGGGGAGGACTGATGGGGGCAGGGATCGGCTGTGTGACGGTTGATAAAGCCCGGCAGCAGCTCAGGGTGAAAGATATCAGTCATCAGGGGGTGTTACATGCGTTCCGGTACATTGATCGGGTACTGAGAAAAAAACAGCGGCGAAAAGTGATGTCACAGGCAGAACGACGGGCGACCATGGCACGGTTATCCGGCGGTATTGATTTCTCAGGTTTTGCGCAGGCTGATATCGTTATTGAGGCTGTCTTTGAAGATCTGGCACTCAAACAGGAGATGGTGCAGCAGACCGATGCACACACCAATCCTAGCACTGTGTTTGCCACGAACACATCTTCATTACCAATTCATCAGATTGCGCAGGTGGCTGAACATCCTGAACAGGTGATTGGACTGCATTACTTCAGTCCGGTGGAAAAAATGCCGCTGGTGGAAATTATTCCGCATGCAAGCACTTCAGAGGAAACGATTGCCCGTGTTGTTTCTCTGGCTTATGCGCAGGGTAAAACACCGATTGTGGTGAAAGACAGTGCCGGATTTTACGTCAACCGGATTTTAGCGCGCTATATTAACGGAGCGCTGCAATGTCTGGCAGAAGGGGAACCCGTCGAAGTGATTGATCAGGCGCTGGTGGCATTTGGATTTCCGGTTGGCCCGATGACATTACTGGATGAAGTCGGGTTTGATGTGGCGATGAAAATTTCACCTGTGCTGGTCAAAGAACTGGGTGAACGCTTCAACAGCCCTGATTTTCTCAATCGTCTGACAGGTGCACAGCGCAAAGGGAAAAAGTCAGGGCAGGGTTTTTACCGTTATACCCGGCGGGGAAAACAGCCTGATCCAACCATTTATCCGTTGCTGAACATCGGATTGTCCACGGCACGGATGACTCAGGATGAAATCGTAATGCGGTGCCTTTTACCCATGTTGAGCGAGGCAGTGCAATGTCTGGATCAGCAAGTTATTCATTGTCCGGGTGATGGCGATATTGGTGCTATCTTCGGGATTGGTTTTCCCCCTTTTCTGGGCGGGCCTTTCCGGTATATTGATGATCAAGGCGCCGCAAAAATTGCAGCACAGATGGCGCAGTTATCTGTTGAAGATCTCCATCATACCAGTCTGCGGCTCAAAGCAATGGCTGAGTCGGGTCAACGTTTTGATGACTGA